Within Lagopus muta isolate bLagMut1 chromosome 1, bLagMut1 primary, whole genome shotgun sequence, the genomic segment TTTGATGCTCTCCCAGGCCTGTGAAGGCAATTGCTGGCCTTGTTCTGTCACGCGTGCCTTAGACCATGCAGCTCTTTGGTAGGGTGATGCTGACAGAAAGTAAATAGCAgctcattttgcattttttttatctgtataCTGCATAGTTCAGCCACATAGAGACTATGAAGGTCATTCTTCTTCAGCTAAACGCGTTTTTATGTTCTGATTACCTGGCCAGAATGAAATTTCTCTGTCTTATGGAAAATTTTCTCTAAGTCAGACTCTCACATTGACTTTCCTACAACAGACTGAGACTACACTAGTAGTCTTACTTTTTCTTATCACACACTGAATCTCAGGCAGAGAAACCCATGACTTTGCAATCCACCATTAATGCTGCTTGCAAAAGACCTACAAGTTGCTGAAGGGTTATCTGTGAATCTTTCTAATTATTGAGCCTGACCTGCTACGAGTTACCTATTCCACtctttatttgaattttttaatttaattctcaCAAACTTTGGGTACTTGTGACCACAGACTGTATTCATAGGTGCATCATCCACCATTATGAAGGCAGCAgttctaaaacaaaacacttcttttttttcttaaagaaacaaCTTTGATAATGTTTTTCACAATTTCTTCTGAACTTAATGCTTATTTCCTCATTAACAACAGTCCTTTGTAATGATTCTAACTTGATATGTAGTATCAACATTAACATCTATAGACAGTATGCAGTGAGTATAGCAGTCAGTTTTTATGTTTAACTTTgtgtctagaaaaaaaaacttattttgattttgatttccCAACCCTGTTGAAAATCAATACTGAAGTAGAGAATGGACAAAGAAAGAGTGTTTTTGTAGCTTTAAAGAGAGAGTAAATGATAAAATGACAAGTGTTTGATTTTggaaattgctttctgtttaaaacttGGCTGTGCAATCCAGGGGGAGCAATAAATTCATTTAGCCCAGAACTTCACAATTATCTCTGCTGTTCATCCCTTCCTCATGCTGAGAGCGCTTTTGTCACTAAATGGCATTAATATCATTTCTGTGTCAGTCTGAAATGTAAGCATACAGAAGAGTAGATAGTGGCCAGTGTGTACCCATTTAGAGATTAACAAATTCTCTTTAATTGTTAATTGTTAACAATCCTGTCATGTTTACAATAGGCAGCTCACAAATAAAGTAGATGAAGGTGCCaagggagctggtgggggtgATTGCCGAGCCGCTCTCGGCCGTCTACCAGGGCTCCTGGTTATCTAAGAGGTCCCAGAGAATTGGAGGCTTGCCGATAcgactcccatctacaagaagggccgtaaggaaGATCTGGGGAATTACAGGCTTGTTCAGCttgacctcagtaccagggaaagttatggagcaaatcatcttgggtgagatcacacgGCACATGCACGGTGTCCAGAGGATTAGGCCCCaccagcatgggttcatgaaaggcaggtcgtgcctgaccaacctcatctccttctatgactgggtgaccagttTGGTAGATGAGGagaaggctgttgatgtagtctacctagacttcagcaaagcctttggcacagtctctcacagtattctcctggggaaactggctgcccgtggcctggacaggtatccctttctttgggtaaggaactggctagagggccgtCCTCAGCAGGTAGTGATGAATGGAGTTAAGCCAGCTGGGAATCCATTAaaagtggtgtcccccaggggtcaggACTGGGGCCCATCTTAtttagtatctttattgatgacctagatgaggggattgagtgcaccctcagtaatttgcagatgacaccaagctaggaggtggtgtcgatctgcctgagggtagggcggtccttcagagggatctggataagctggaccgctgggctgaggtgaatgggatgaggttcaacaaggccaagtgtcgggtcctgcactttggccacaacaaccccatgcagcattaCAGGTTTGGGGATGGatggctggatgagtgtgaagaggaaagggacctgggggtgttggttgatgctcggctgaacatgagccaacagtgtgcccagatggccaagagggccaacggcatcctggcctgcattagaaatagtgtggccagcaggagcagtgattgtccccctctactcagctctggtgaggctgcacctcgagtattgtgttcagttttgggctcctcactacaggaaagacgtTGAGGCcttggaacgtgtccagagaaggacaatgaaactggtgaggggtctggagcacaagtcttacgaggagcggctgaaggagctgggattgttcagtctggagaagaggaggctcaggggagacctcactgcactctacaacttcctgaagggaggttggggtgaagaggggtttggcctcttcttccgggcaacaaacaggacccggggaaatggccgcaagttgtatcatatcagaggaggtttagattagacatgaggaagatctttttctctcagagagtggtcaggcactgcaatggctgcccagggaggtggtggagtcgccgtccctggcagtgttcaagaggcgcctgaGAGAGGAGctgagatgtggtttagtgcttgtggtagcagtggtaataggaggacagttggactggatcatcttgtaggtcctttccaaccttgtgattctatgattctaaggtgaatattttttcttttaaaatatgggAAAATTAAGGATTAAGAAATCATCAAGGGGTTAAGAGCAGCACTTAACAATTAGGTGAGTATGTAACTCTCTAGAATAGAATATAGATGCACAATTTACTGTGAGATCCTcataaatatacacatataaacatataaacatatctaaaatgtttcagattATCAAGACTTGTTCCTTCATTTCACATCACAGTtacaaacaatttaaaaaacaatgttCTAGATATTACgcatacatttatattttgaatttgATTTATATGTTGAAAAATTCATCAAGTGAGATTTAATGTCAGTGTagacatatatttttatacatctTTGAGAACAAAATCATACTgaaattatgaaaatgaaaattactaTATTTTACTATACAAAGTATACCTAAAAATACATTGTCACTagtaacttctgaaaataaaattgtcttGCCCACTGATTCATGGCCCTAACAAGATACTTTGTGAGACTTAGCTAGAAAGCACATAGTTGAATGTAAAGGATGACTGTCTATATATGCTGGGAGAACACCAGTCTAATGATTCTTGAAGATGATGTATGACATTGTGCTGTTTTAATAAGCAAAGTCCGCTGTACTTTAGACTGTCTTGAAATTGATGCTGAGACCCTAAATTAACAAGGAAAAAGCACTGTTGTGTAGCAGTGTTTCTTCCCTCAGCTCAGCCACTTCAGTGCTTCAGAAGTTTTCCTTTGCACAGTTGTCTCTGTTTGTGAATTGAGAGTTCACTGTAGAGTAATGTAATTCTCTGAAGTGGAACACTTATGAGAGACAGCTGTAATTGCCCAAGGTTTCTGAGGCACTATCAGTATGCTTGTGCTATTGGTTTGGAGCCACTGCTGCACTGGAAAAACCTTCAGCAAACTCTTCAGTCtatgcttgtttgctttgtaagCAGACTCACTATGGCTCTGGCTGTCTTCAGGGGCTTTCccttattatttatattttgtggACTTTTTTGGAAATGTGCTGCATTTATCCAGGTTATTGAACTTCCACTGCCACTGCCAGAGGAAATTTAGTGCAAGTAGCATTACAATTAAGAACTTGTAGTAGGCATCTCTACAAACGCTTGGGAAGTTCAGCTGTTAACTTCATGGCTCTTACTAATTGCACAGTGCAGCCCCAATGCTACTtacaaacatattaaaaaataattaacagaaaCTATCAGGAGACTCCTCAACACTGTTTACTCATAgactttctgtatttctctgaccaagaacaaaagcagatcCTTAGAGCTTTTATTCATTGTTCATTCATATCAGATGTACATGTGGGGAAGAAGTGCTGTGTCACAATAGATTAATGTATATTTATGACAATAATATTTAAAGTACATATAatagcatttcttttccagtggaTTTAGATGTTAACTTTTACTCTACATTGCTGTCTATTCTTGCCTACTCGAGGGATTGGTGCACTATACAGGAGATGAAATTTTAAACTGTTCCGACGGTACAAAGCTCAATGGGTAGGAAGAGATGCATGTCTTTGTAAACTGACCTTTAAGTCACTGTTCTTGGGGATACAGTGATGTCCCTTGCCCTGTGTGttagacagcagcagcagcattggcATTTGGGatgacattttatattttttattttttgatagaatgttttatttgctaCTGTAAAAATGATTGGATCAAGGCAACTGTTGATGCTGCAGATGATCTCTGTGATTTGAAAAACTACCATTAATCTACTTATGCTCTCAGAGGATGGTTGATAACAGTTTTTGTAAATTATCATCACCATCATTGTAATGTGATACGGTGTGAAAGACACAGCAAATACAATCATAGCAGCTGAAATCAGTAAAAGAGGCCTAAtaattctatttcttctttgctgACGTTTACAGAGTTGTAGTAGTGCTTTGAGAGTCAACATATAGCATGTAAAGATGACTGTGACTGGGATTAGAAACCTCAATACAATCTTGGAGAGTATGAATGGCACTTCGAATTGTAAGGATTTTCCAATGTCATCTTGGGAACTTGTGTTGTTGTGCTGTCTTCCAGCTTTAATTGTGCAGAAGATCTCTGGCACTGATGCAAGAACTATGAAGATCCATACAGCAGCAGTACAAAACATGGCCTTTCCTTTGTTCCACCATGTTAATGAAGAGATAGGATGGACAGCACCTAAGTATCTATCAAAACTGATGAGTGTTAAGAAGTAGACACTTCCATATATATTAATGCTAAAAAATAGTCTTATGatgtaaaaaaatgtttgattgATATAGTTTTCTGACTTCTGGAGACTATGATATACTGAAAAAGGTGCCATAAGAATCCAAGTGAGGTCACACAATGccaaattaaatagaaatatgCTGTTAGTATTCCAGGTCTTCACGCAGTACACATAATGTCGAAGGGCAAGTATGTTGCCTAGAAATCCCACTATCAAAGTGAGAAGGCTAACCAGAATCAGCAAATAGCAGTACCACTCCAGCTTAGGATGGTTgttgcaaatgaaaataatgcatgtATCATTTGTCATCTTTCCATGGAATGGgcctgaaggggaaaaacagaccaacaaattttaaataatatctAAATTTATTGAATTGACAATTAAAAACTTTTTAGTTAAATCCATTTAAACCGGTGAAAGAATTCAGAATATGGGAAGTACAAGTTCTCCTctatctgaaaaaaatgcaaattccaAATAGACATCACTTAAAGCTTACTATACAGCAATGCCATCAAAGGCAGAGCTTCATGAACCTTCTTAAAAACCCTTGTAATATGCCCTAATATTTAGTGTAGTGCACAACACATGAGAGAAAAAAGGCATGCACCCTTAATAACAGCAGATTCCCTTTGCTGACTAATACATCTGTTTCTAGCTTtgcaggaagcagagagaaaagcagaaggataATAAATGGCCACGCTCACTCCACCCTTGCAGTGACTGGCTTGGGTACCTGTACTGGGCCTAGAGGCATTTGTAATGTGGGTAGCTGTGCAGTGGGCTGTGGCTGAGGTCCAGaagaaagtattaaaaaaaatgaggttGTGCTGAAGGCAACACCAACATCTATATCCAAAGCAGTGAACAAAATGCCTGTTTGCTATTGTATGCATGATTTTTGTTGGCATTCTTCTCTAAACAGATGTTCCAGGCCAAAACCATTGTGGTTTTGATAGGGATAGAAAGAGTTCATTTTGTCTCAGTCATTATTGTCCAGAATCTATCAGCACCTATTATGGATAATTTGGAATATAGATCTGCAGTGTGTTTTTCAAAGCAAGGTTTTCATGCTTGCAGACTCATTTTTAGTCCCATAGATTTTGAACtcctaattaaaaacaaaaatgaaaacaacacaaaaccaagGCTGGAGTGTTTTACCAGGGTGAACTGTCACCAAATTCATTGTCATGTTTCTAGAACCTCTCTCCAAATGATGAAAgagaacagattgcccagagaggctgtggatgcctcatccctggaggcattcaggaccaggttggatggagccctgggcagcctgatctgatggatCGCAGACCCACCGACAACAGGGGAGTTAgaactagatggtcttcaaGGTCCCATTCgaacccaagccattctttgattcaaTGATTTTGTAACTCAATGATTCTATTTTAATCTGTAAGGTCTGTCCAAGTTAGAACTTTGTATGAGGGTCATAAAATCAgccatttaaaaatcagaatccACTACCGCACTTGATAAGAAAGCGGGATAAAATTTTACTCAGCATTTACTCACTTTACATAGAAGGAAGAGCTCTTTTCCATAATGTTATTGATTACTCAATAACTTTTGAACTTTTTCGACTGTTAGGCTGATAGTAGTGCTTTTTTGGAACGTGGTCTTTTGCTTTCGTACCTCCCTTaatattgcttttctgaagGTATGTCCACAGAATAGCTCAGAGCATAACAAGTAAGAGCTATGAGCTGctaattaaaaactgcattattttgctttacaaatTTATGGCTCACCCAGATAATGTACTTAGGAAAAGTTAGTTCAAACTGTACTGAATAACATTACGAAGGAAAGTTATTTCTGTACAAGTTCAGCAACAAAAGCAGTCAAATGGCTTTCCAGAAATGTTGAAAGCCATGTGGTGAACTTTTGGTGTTTTTAAGAGATtggaaatatttgttatttaaatgtatattgTTAAGTATTGAAGCACTGTACTTTAACCTGGGGTAACAGTATTCTTTCTCTATATTTCTCCATGGTCTTTATGGATATCAAATTTTATATAATGTTCTTCTTCTACCAATGTTTATAAGGTGAAAAcataaattctttaaaatgtagCCACCCTAATGATACAATACCATTAAGTAACATTTGCTTTACAGCGTGTTCAGTTAAAAGGAGTTTTAATATGTATAGGAAAGTTATATTTTCCTATAATCATCTTGGCTAAATCTCACTTGTACTTTGAATTAAACTGTAttgggttggactcaatgatctctggaggtcccttccaacccctacaattctgtgattctgtgattctgtatttcctacctctctgccttccttttaaataattatgaatGAAGGCACCAAGCACTTGATTCTAATTATGGTGGTAGCACAAATAAGCCCTAAACTGGCTACAAAAAACATGTCTGTAGCTGCAGAAGGCAACTGTAATGCCAGGGATTCCTGATATCATCAAGCTCCTGGAAGAGCTTGAGAGAGAGAGGTAGGTCTCTTCCAGAGATGCTTGAGGAGAGTAGGTCAGTCTTAATTGGAGAGACAGCTGTGCCATCTCATCCATTTTGCTGTAAGTTGACTATATGTATACCCTTCTCTTAAGGCAGTTACAGACTGGAACTAAGAAATCCCCTATCCTCTTCATTGCCTTGAGTTTACTAGGCTGTGCTCTGACTTGACCTACATGGAGTCAGTTATCTGGAGGTTCTGGAGCTGCATATCTTGGTAAAATGAATTTGGAGATCGAAGTCACATTAGGAAGTATgattgcatttttctgtgtttcccaTGCTCTTTGAAATTCCCTTGCAGGTGTTTTCCTGGAATTCTATGAACCCTGGTGTTCATATTTGgattttctaaaatattctcCCTGTTTCTTATCTATTCATTGTATTATAGTAGGGCTTAGAGGCCATAACCAAGACCGGATTTTTGAAACACTGTGCACTGCAATTGGTGTGAATGACTTACAATCTATCAAACAGGATGGACACAGTCAAAGAGgtccaaattaaaaaagaatgtcTTCCAAGATAATGTAATAAGCAAGAGAAAGGCACAAGCAATTTGACTCTCAGTGCTATAGTAAGACCTCCTGGCCTTCCCTTAGAAGAATGTAAGGAATTCTCTACAAGCAAAACCCAGTTTCACTGTACGTGCAAAGACATCATCACCATGCCCTGCTGTATCCTGAGGCCATTGGAGCTATGCTGATGCCCAGTAGATCTGCATGTGTGCTGTAATAAGTTTCAGggatgctctttttttttttatatatatgagACAATGGCAAGTTTTCTGCCAGTTAGTACATTGTGCTAATAGTACTCAGTTCCTTTCTTCCTAATGCCTCAGTCTATACTGTGATTAAGCTActatttctttcattaagaAATGATGTTCATTTACTTAGAATTAATGAAAGCCCATATAGCAAGTGAACTATGGTAAAGGGATAGTTAAGGTTTAAAAAATTGCCTACCAAAGACAACAGTTactaaaaaatactttaaataataTGAAATGTGTACGTGTTTGTATGTACTAATCAGAATGTAGTAGctaagtacaaaaaaaaaacgttACTGTGCAGAATACAGGTGGGATGAATACTTAATCAATTTTTCTCTTACCTGTTTTAGAAATGTTGCTGTCATCTATTTTACTGAAGTCTAGATTccatgctgtgcttttcttctccattaaTCTTGATCTTCTAGAATTGCAATTCTATTttgcaaatactgcttttaatCCAAGGTGTTGGTAATATTCCATAGACAGTGGCAGCTATCCAGAGAGCATTTGTCAAACTGCAAGAGAGGGAACTTTCATCATGATGCCCCTCCTCTCAGTCAGGCTATATTGCTACTTAACATAGCAGGCTCCACTTgtttttcagggaaaaacagACTCACTACAAATCCACAGTCGAGGTCTTTCTGGGGCTTTCATTGGTTCTAGCATGAAAGAAAAGGGTGGAGGGGCTTGGGGCATGTGTGTACCTTTGTACTTTCCTCCCCCCTTCTTCCATACCAGAATTGCTGCCCCACTACAGAAATGGGCAGCTCTCACCCCACCGCAGAGCCTGTACAGGAAAGGAATGGGCTGGATGAGACTGAGAGGCTCAGGAGAGGGAAGGTGCAAAGGGAGTAGACATAAAGACGGACTGGAAACTGTGTAGAATGAACTTACTTGCACAGGTGGGCTGCAGGAAACCTAAAGAAGTGAAAAACTGCTGCGTTAATTGGCAGTGAAGGAGGACtgagagaataaaaatgagaggagaagaaagaaaaggaaagctaactcaggaaaaatatgttcctgaagaaaacaagacaaaagatTCACCTGTCCAGTGATGAGATGAGAGTAAGCAGAGCTTTTTTTCAAGCAATAAGGCATACCTGTGTGCTTTGCAGAATGCATTTGTTGCAGAATGAAAAGTGAAGTACATCATATGACTGAAGCACCTGCGTTTAGGTACTTGCACACTCCTGTTTATGTaattaattactgaaaataaataacaaaagttGGAACCATTAAAATCCAATATAAACTATGAAAAGCAGGATAAAAAGAGTACTGTACTGCAGTAAGACTTCATTGAGAGGACAAGAAAATCAGTCTTGCTCTGACAAAACTGTAATAGTACATTTGTGAAATGACGAGAGCATTACTACGAGAGACAGTCAGCTCAAACACTCCAGGGAGCAGTTTGTTCTCTGTATTGCAGTGACAACATTTGGTGTACAGTTTTGGCtaagaaatgaataataattACACTGTAAGTATGGCTGTAggctctgttctgttttgtgataTGGTTCTTTTATGTTACCACTCACAGACTTAATCATTTTGGTACCTTGTTGTGGTACCATGTAGCAAAAGTCAACAGTGTAAGAAAGGGGACAATACTATCTTCCACTTGAGCTCATAGTAAAAGATTTGTTTGTAAAATGATGAGAAAGTAGAATTTGGATTCTAAATCTGATGGCAGTTGCCTAGTGTTTCAGTGGTGAGGTCATTCCACCTGAACAGCCGTATTGTTGAGGTCTAAACCCTTCAATGTACTTCTAGAAACCCAGACTTTTTCAGCACTGCCATTAAATGGGTGGCAGTACTCACAAAACAGGGGAACAGTAGGTTTGCACAGGATAATCTCAACTTTATTGCAAGGAGGGTTGatgatttacttatttactaACTGTATGTTTGTGTGTACTTTTGGGCTTAAGTAAGAGCTGTCTTTGACTCAAGAGATGGATTTTCTTATGGTATCTATAGAATCCCTTTAGTCCaggcattttctttaattcttaaCTGACCCTGCAGTCATCTGCtcagaaaatttcttcttctcatgAGTCAAATGTCCTGTGCTTTTCATGAGCTAGACCAACACAATATGATGATTTATCTATTATCATGTCATTGCATTGAACCCAACTTTGTCCCTAGTCAGTGGAACAAGAGAGGCAACCATCAAAATCTGACTGTTCCTACTGCTCAAGAAACATCTCGCAGCCTGAAGTTCTTATGAAGCCTCCCAGTTTGTAGACTTGTTTCTCAGAACACTGAGCAAATGCCACAAAAGATGTCTCTTACATTGACTTCTAGACTAATTCCATGAGATTTTCCCGGCTGTGgtgtttgttttagaaagatGGGATGCAGCAGTTTCTAGAAAGTGGGATGGCTTACTTTACACGTTTGCTCTTCATGACCATCACTCCTTCCCACTTCTGCACAGATTTACAGCACTGCTATTCAATGAGTCTCAGTGTCAGCGGGTTGATGGAACTAATTCAGctagaagaaaaagatggaattatctttttttctagaCTACTCTTGTTCACTTGTGCATATCTGCTCTGCCAGCATGAGAGTAGGCTGGGTACGGGTGTTAATGACGAGAGCAGGGAAATAATGAAGGCTGCTTAACCAGCATGTAGGATTGCATATAGTATATATAAAACCACAGCCACTTTTCAGTCAGGTACCACAGGGATGATGTGAACTGAACTCCTTCAGAGGTCCAGTTCAATGATTTAGTCTCTAGAATCAGAATCTAAATTGGTTTGTCACCAAATCGGTTTGTGGGAAACAATCTTGTGGCTTTGTAGGAAAAATCTCTGTTCATGGCTgaactgaaaaagacaaatgtgGCTGCCTGATGATAAACCTGTCCTCCCCACACAAACTGGAATTATTGGATGTAACAAGAAATTCACTTCAGTacactattttgttttgttgttgttgtttttttttcttttttgttatcatCTAAACACATATTTACTGACTGACTAAAATATGGTTTCTCATAATATCCATACTACAGGTCAGTTGCTCCGTCTGAAAATGTTTCGAGAGGACCACGGGTCTTGGATGACAATGTTCTTCAGTAccatcctcttcctcttcattttctctcacaTTTATAATCTATTCCTCATTATGGCAGGGAATATGAGGTAGGttacaaagtttttttttctgtttgttttgctctaGAATATATTTCACCGGAAAATTTTCATATTATGCTGCTTAAGAGTGACCAAGAACTtacaaaaatgtaaatgcagTAGTAttcacaagcattttttttctggaacacTTCTTTCTGAATGTAGGTAGAATAGTAATGTAATAGGTTAATTTGCCAGGAGGATTACAATTTCAGTTAGAAGAAGTGGAGTCCTAGCCTAATAACAACAGGGTATCCATGAACATTATGTAGAATTGCTTTGATTTGAAAGTATAGGTCAGGAAATTTGAAGTTAGGACTTAGTAAATTAGAAATGTAAACATTACTTTTGTGTGGAATCAGAAAATTCAGAGGTAAAATTAAGAGAAATTGAAACATTCAAATTTGATTGAAATTAGAGACACGCTCCAAACATTAAATATGTAGTGTGGTGCTGTTTTCATCGcacaaaataatgctttcttaCCTGGCTTGTTTAAAAGATtcttaaaaatctgatttttaatttgttttttaactcaTGAGGTGCTCCAACAGGGTAACATTAGGGCTGATTGACGTATGAACAGCTGTCTGTCTGTTCTGTTTGGATTCATTTCAATTTGAGCTTTTAATTTGAACTTTTTGGTTTAAGAAGACTTGCTTTCTCTTGTACTCAAAATCATTTCGATTTTTGTGAGAAAACTTGCATCATTAGTCAggcaaaattaattaattagacAGAGCTCATTAGATGTGTTGTTTATGAAAAGCAAGATAGCATCTGAGGAGTTTTTTGCAAGAAATAAGAAACTCCAAGTACGTTTGAGTTGAAGAGCAGTGTCAAATAGTTGAATGActtgttcttaaaaaaatatcGGTGGTAAGTCGACAGAATCTGATACAGTGTTATTTAATGGACTTTTATGTCTGTCaacaaaaatacacagtgtATGGAGTTCTCTGAACAATGAGacataaaacaaatattgaTTGGGTGTTACTGAATGAACTTGAATGGAGACCAGCTGCGGTAATCGTGGGGTATGAGGACTAATTGTATTGATTCAAGCAAGGTGAATAAAGCAGCAGAATCACTCAGTATTTTAGGAGAAGAAATGATCAGGAAATGATGTGGTAAATATGAATAGGTTCCTAATAATAGGCAGAATAATCCTGCCTGCAATGGAGAGGGTGGAGCATTCcagctttctttcttccctatTTACACAGTCTATTATTGGTACTATGTTAAGATTTATATTTGGTATTGCGAAAGCTCCAGGAGCTATAGCTAGCTATTAATCAAAGCATTAACTGCTTTG encodes:
- the LOC125685827 gene encoding P2Y purinoceptor 1-like, with the translated sequence MEKKSTAWNLDFSKIDDSNISKTGPFHGKMTNDTCIIFICNNHPKLEWYCYLLILVSLLTLIVGFLGNILALRHYVYCVKTWNTNSIFLFNLALCDLTWILMAPFSVYHSLQKSENYINQTFFYIIRLFFSINIYGSVYFLTLISFDRYLGAVHPISSLTWWNKGKAMFCTAAVWIFIVLASVPEIFCTIKAGRQHNNTSSQDDIGKSLQFEVPFILSKIVLRFLIPVTVIFTCYMLTLKALLQLCKRQQRRNRIIRPLLLISAAMIVFAVSFTPYHITMMVMIIYKNCYQPSSESISRLMVVFQITEIICSINSCLDPIIFTVANKTFYQKIKNIKCHPKCQCCCCCLTHRARDITVSPRTVT